One stretch of Rosistilla oblonga DNA includes these proteins:
- a CDS encoding tetratricopeptide repeat protein, with translation MSADASGSPNLDTSVQRRQTLEHCIRDAPADVEPYLELAQIHRALDKPIEAQKVLEKAVRISGDHPEVLWQLEEAELARSLQRLKEFKELHNKHPTPDVTSDLERAQNEWAIRRAEVCRKRLQRDPSQTNLYIVMAEAMYEMGQFAEAAEALEPALNDPQECSKAHLVRGMCLQATNQPLEALASFRGAALRRAVQPAANIKLAALRHAADLASRLGLRATCKRYLRGILQLNPNDHVATQTLARLEAKGASDIHDLETTENVPSNR, from the coding sequence TCCTAACTTGGACACCTCGGTCCAGCGACGACAAACGCTCGAGCACTGCATTCGAGATGCGCCGGCGGACGTCGAGCCCTATTTGGAACTGGCTCAGATCCACCGCGCGCTCGACAAACCGATCGAAGCGCAAAAGGTGCTCGAGAAAGCGGTTCGCATCTCCGGCGACCATCCCGAGGTGTTGTGGCAGCTCGAAGAAGCCGAACTCGCTCGCAGCCTGCAGCGATTAAAAGAGTTCAAGGAGCTTCATAACAAACATCCGACGCCCGATGTGACCAGCGATCTTGAACGCGCTCAAAATGAATGGGCGATCCGCCGGGCCGAGGTCTGCCGTAAGCGACTGCAACGCGATCCCAGCCAGACCAATCTTTACATCGTGATGGCTGAAGCGATGTACGAGATGGGGCAATTTGCCGAGGCGGCCGAAGCTTTGGAACCGGCGCTGAACGATCCGCAAGAATGCAGCAAAGCCCATCTGGTTCGCGGGATGTGTCTGCAAGCGACCAACCAGCCGCTCGAAGCGCTCGCTTCGTTTCGCGGAGCGGCTTTGCGGCGAGCGGTCCAGCCAGCGGCCAACATTAAACTGGCGGCGCTTCGTCACGCGGCTGACCTCGCTTCGCGACTGGGGCTGCGGGCGACCTGCAAACGCTATCTCCGCGGCATCCTTCAATTGAATCCCAACGATCACGTTGCAACCCAAACGCTGGCCCGATTGGAAGCCAAAGGGGCGTCCGACATTCACGACCTGGAGACCACTGAAAATGTCCCAAGCAATCGTTAA
- a CDS encoding WXG100 family type VII secretion target yields the protein MSQAIVNPDHLRQFAGNLKVFTEELQQRAGSLSSQMNQLGESWRDQQHRRFAAEFEDELRQMARFVQSAEQHIPYLLRKADQIDAYLKG from the coding sequence ATGTCCCAAGCAATCGTTAACCCCGACCACCTACGTCAATTCGCCGGGAACCTCAAAGTCTTCACCGAGGAGCTGCAACAACGGGCCGGTTCGCTGTCGTCGCAGATGAATCAATTGGGCGAATCGTGGCGCGATCAACAACATCGTCGCTTCGCCGCAGAATTCGAAGATGAACTGCGGCAGATGGCTCGTTTCGTTCAATCGGCAGAGCAACACATCCCCTATCTGCTTCGCAAAGCGGATCAGATCGATGCCTACCTAAAAGGATAA